The Anaeromyxobacter sp. nucleotide sequence CCGTACGTGGAGGGCTTCTTCTGGTACCTCCTGACCGGCGAGATCCCCTCCATCGAGCAGACCATGGAGGTGGTGGCCGACTGGCGGTCCCGCGCCGACGTGCCCCAGTACGTCATCGACGTGCTGCGCGCCATGCCGCGCGACTCGCACCCCATGGCCCTCTTCTCGGCGGCCATCGTCTCCATGCAGCGCGAGTCGCTCTTCGCCAAGCGCTACGGTGAGGGGACGCTCAAGAAGAACGACATGTGGGATCCGATGTTCGAGGATTCCATGAACCTGCTGGCCAAGCTGCCGGTCATCGCGGCCTACATCTACCGGATGAAGTACAAGGGCGACACCTTCATCGCCCCGGATCCGAAGCTCGACTGGGGCGGCAACTTCGCCCACATGATCGGGCAGAAGAAGCCCTACGACGACGTCGCCCGCATGTACTTCATCCTCCACTCGGATCACGAGTCGGGCAACGTCTCGGCCCACACCACCCACCTGGTGGCCTCGGCGCTGAGCGACGCCTACTACTCCCTGTCGGCCGGCATCAACGGCCTGGCCGGCCCGCTGCACGGCCTGGCCAACCAGGAGGTGCTCAGCTGGATCCAGAACGTGATGAAGAAGCTGAACAACAAGGTGCCCACCAAGGAGGAGCTCAAGCAGTTCCTCTGGGACACCCTGAACTCCGGCCAGGTCATCCCGGGCTACGGCCACGCCGTGCTCCGCAAGACCGATCCGCGCTTCACGGCGCAGAACGAGTTCTCCAAGAAGCACCTGCCCAATGACCCGCTCTTCCAGCTGGTCAACATGATCTACGAGGTGGCGCCGGGCGTCCTCACCGAGCACGGCAAGACCAAGAACCCGTGGCCGAACGTCGACAGCCACTCGGGCGTCATCCAGTGGCACTACGGCGTGCGCGAGTGGGACTTCTACACGGTCCTCTTCGGCGTGGGCCGCGCCCTCGGCGTGCTCGCCAACATCACCTGGGACCGCGGCCTGGGCGGCGCCCTGGAGCGCCCCAAGTCGGTCACCACCGACATGCTCGAGAAGTGGGCCGAAGAGGGTGGCCGCAAGCTCGACTGACCGTCGGCCAGCCGACCTGTCACGTTCCGGGAGCCGCCTCGAGCTGGGGCGGCTCCCGCCGTTTGGGGGGTGGCCAGCCCGCGCCGAAATAGCCGGCCTGGCCGCCCGTAGACCCCGCCGAACGGAGGAACACGATGCTCTGCCCCTACTGCCGTACCGAGAACCGCCCCGGCTCGACCCGCTGCGCCTCCTGCACCAGCTGGATGGTGGAGCGCCAGCCGGTGCGCGAGTGGACCCGCCCGCGCGACGGCGCCATGCTCGGCGGCGTGGCTCGGGGGCTGGCCCTCCGCTTCGGCCTGCCGGTGGTGGCGGTCCGCCTGGGCTTCATCCTGGCCACCGTCCTGGCCCTCTGGGGCGTGGTCGTCTACGTGGCGCTCTGGCTGCTCATGCCGCAGGAGCCGCTGGCGCTGCCGGCCGGCCCGGCGCGGCCCGAGCCGCAGGGCGCCTCGCCCGGCGGGCCCCTCGCCCCGGGCTGAGCGCCGGGCCGCGCCTGGTAGGTGCGGAGCCCACCCCCAGGGCAGTTCACGCCCCGTCGCAACTGGGGCAGAATGCCCGGGATGCCAGCCCCAGCCTCGCCCTTCCGCGTCCTCCTGGTCGACGACGAACCGGTCATCCGCGAGCTCGTGCAGGCGATGCTGGAGGGCGGCGGCGTCGAGGTCCGCTGCGTGGAGGACGGCGGCAAGGCCGTCCCCGAGGCCATCGCCTACCGCCCCGACCTGGTGCTGCTCGACATCATCCTGCCGGGCCTGGACGGCCTCTCCGTGCTCCGCCTGCTGCGCGCCGACCCGAGCTTCGCCACCACGCCCATCTACATGCTGACGGCGCGGGTCCGCCCCACCGATCACGCCGCCGCCTCCCGGGCCGGCGCCAGCGGCTACATCCAGAAGCCCTTCAAGGGCCAGGCGCTCCAGGAGCTGGTGGAGGACCTGCGCCGCGCCGCCAGCCGCTGAGCCGGAGGCCCGCGGCGCACCCGGCCGTTCCTTGACTGGCCCGGGGGCCGCGGGTAGCGTCCTCCACTCCCGGATTCTCGAAAGGAGCTCACCGCCGTGCGGTCCCTCCTCGCCCTCCCCGTGCTCGCGCTGCTCGCCGGTTGCGGTCCCGTCCAGTCCTCCCGGGCCCTCGTCGCGGCCGACGTGGAGATCGAGGGCGCCCGGTCCGCCGGCGCGGCCACCGCCGCCCCCTACGAGCTGACCGCCGCCGAGGCCTACCTGCACAAGGCGCGCGAGCAGTCCGGGTACGCGCAGTACGAGTCGGCCACCACCTTCGCCACCCGGGCCGCCGAGCTGGCCAGGGAGGCGCACAAGAAGGCCGCGGCCGCCACCCCGGCCCGCGCGCCCGGCGCCGAGGGCACGCCGTGAGCCGCCGCCTGGCGCTGGCGACCGCCCTGGCGGCCCTCCTGGGCTGCGCCACCGGCGGCAAGCTGGTCCGGACCGCCGAGGCGGTGCAGGGCGACCTGGAGAAGGCCCGCAAGGGCGGCGCGCTCCGCTGCGCGCCCCGGGAGCTGGCGCTGGCCGAGGCCAACCTGGACTTCGGCCGGGTCGAGATCGACGCCGGCAACGCCTCGCGCGCCGGCGCCCACCTGCGCCAGGCCGAGCAGAGCGTCAAGAAGGCGCTGGAGCTGTCGCGCGCCTGCGGCCCGGCCCAGGTCACCATCCGCGAGCCGAAGGCGCCGGCCGCGCCGGCGGTGGTGATCATCGACAAGGTGGACACCGACCGCGACGGCGTGGCCGACCTCGACGACCGCTGCCCCGAGGTGCCGGGCCTGCCGGCGCTGGGCGGCTGCCCGGACGGCGACGGCGACGGGCTGCTCGACGCCGAGGACGCCTGCCCGGCCCAGCCCGGGCCGCGCGAGGCCCAGGGCTGCCCGGTGGCCAAGGACTCCGACGGCGACCTGCTGCAGGACGACATCGACCGCTGCCCGCTCGACCCGGAGGACGGGGACGGCTTCCAGGACGAGGACGGCTGCCCCGACCCCGACAACGACGGCGACGGCATCGTGGACAAGATCGACGCCTGCCCGGCCACGCCCGGCCCCATCGAGAGCCGCGGCTGCCCGGTGCTCGACCGCGACAAGGACGGGGTGCTCGACGACGCCGACCGGTGCCCGGACGAGGTGGGCGTGGCGCCGGACGGCTGCCCGAAGAAGTACTCGCTGGTGGAGGTGAAGAAGGACCGCATCTCCATCAAGCAGCAGGTCCACTTCGCCTCCGCCAAGTGGAAGGTGCTGCCCACCTCCTTCCCGCTGCTCGACCAGGTGGCCCAGGTCCTCCGGGACTACCCGGGCATGCGGGTCTCGGTGGAGGGGCACACCGACACGGTGGGCGCCGAGGGGCTGAACGTGAAGCTGTCCCAGGCGCGCGCCGAGGCGGTGCGGGACTACCTGGTGAAGAAGGGGGCCGACCCGGCCCGCCTCGAGGCCATCGGCTTCGGGCCCGCCAGGCCCATCGCGTCCAACAAGACGGCGCCGGGCCGCGCCAAGAACCGGCGCACCGAGTTCCGCATCATCTCGATGGAGTGACCACATGCCCCGCTTCGAGGTCTTCGTCCCGGCGGCGCCGCCGAAGGTGCCCATCGACCTGACCCTGCGGATCGACGCCGAGCACTGGCTGGCGGCCCTCAAGGCCGGCCTGCAGCGCCTCGGCGACGCGCAGATGGCCAACAACGTCCTGTGCGACATCCAGGGCGACGGCTCGATCCACGTCACCGACCCGGACAGCGGGCGCGTCTTCCGCATCCTGGAGCTGCCGCAGCCGGTCATGACCGCGCCGCCGGCGCCGCCGCCCGTGGCGCCGGCCGCGGTGGCCGCCCCGGTGCCCCGGCCGCCCCCGCCGCCCTCCGCGGCGCCTCCCCCGGTGGCGCCGCCCCCGGCGGCGCCCCGGCCCGCCGCGCCGCCGCAGGCCGTCACCCCGCCGCCGCCGGTGCTGACCCGCCGCCCCTCCTCCCAGGTGGACCGGGTGGAGGTGGCCAAGGAGCCGACCGCCCCGCCGAGCAAGCCCATCGGGCGCATCACCCAGGTGCTCCGCTCCGAGGACGTGCTGGCGGAGCTCTTCATGGAGGTCTCGGAGCTGGCCGCCATCCACGACCGGAAGCAGGGGCTGACCTTCCTGCTCGACCTGGCGGTGCGCACCATCGGCTGCGAGGCCGGGTCGGTGCTGCTCACCGAGCTCGGCGCCCTCGACCTGTCCTTCGAGGTGGCGCGCGGCCCCACCGCCGACAAGCTGCTGGCCCTGGGGCTCAAGGTCCCCATGGGCGTGGGGGTGGTCGGCTTCTGCGCCCAGGAGAACGTCTGCCTGGCGGTCTCCGACGCCGAGAAGGACCCGCGCTTCTACCGGGCGGTCTCGCAGGCGGTGGGCTACCAGACGCGCTCGCTGCTGTGCGCGCCGGTGGCCCAGCGCGGCGTGGTGCTGGGGGCGCTGGAGGTCCTGAACAAGAAGGGCGACCAGCCCTTCGGCCAGAAGGACCTGGCCATCCTCTCCTACCTGGCGACCCAGGCGGCCGCGTTCCTGGAGCGGCTCAGCCCAAACCCCTTCAGGTGAGCGGCGGCGCGCCGGCCGGGCTCACTCGCCGTCGCCGGGCAGGTCGGGCTCGTCCTTCATGAGCTCGCGGAGCACCACCGTGGCGTAGGCGCCGGAGGGCAGCTCGAAGCGGGCCAGGTAGCCGTCGCCGGCCGCCTCCAGCGCCGGCTCGACGTGCAGCCGCGCCGCCCGGCGGGTCCCCTCGGCCTCGCCGCCGCCGCGGGCGAAGTCCTGCAGGGCCACCCCCTCCGCCACCAGCAGCCGGGCCTCGCGCGCCGCCGGCTCGCCGGCCGCGGCCTTCATCTTGGGCCCGAACATGGGGCCGGCCGGGCTCACCTCGAAGCGGGCCACCCGCGCCGCGTCGGCCTCCGGGTCCTCGCACAGGAAGAGCCCGCCGGTGTCGAGCTTCTTCAGGACGTCCCCGGCCAGCGCCGCCGCGAACAGGCCGTCGGACACCCGCTCGGCCAGCCAGCGGTTGAAGAGGGAGGACTGGAAGGCCGAGAGGGCCAGCCGCCGCAGGAACCGGTCCCGGCCGGCGCGGCGGGCCTCGGCGGAGGGCTCGGGGGAGAGCAGCTCGCGCCCCAGCGTGGCGGTCTGGCCGCCGGCGCCGAAGCGCTGCGGCCCGAAGTAGTTGGGCAGGCCGGTGGCGGCCAGCCGGGCGGCGCAGGCGCGGGCCAGCGCCAGGTCGCCGCCGCGCACCACCACCTGGAAGGCGTTGCCGCGGGCGTGGCCGGGCCGCAGCTTGTTCTGGTGGCGGGACACGGTGAGCACGCGGTAGCCCTCGCCGGCCAGCGCCGCCGGGTCGGGGTCGCGCGCCACCGGGAAGCTGAGCCACTGCGAGGTGACCGCGGCGCGGTCCTTGAGGCCGGCGTAGCCGGCGTCGCGCTCGGGGACGCCCAGGGCCAGGGCCAGCGCCCGCAGCACGTCGCGGGTGGTGCGGTCGCGCTTCTCGACCCGCAGGTAGAGGTGGGGACCGGCGCCGCAGGGCAGGTAGGCGGGCACCTCGTCCACCCGGAAGTCCTCCGGGGCGGCCTTGAGCCGGCCCCCCGACCCGGGCAGGCCGGCGGTGGCGAAGGGCAGGGGCCCGGTCACTCCGCGACCAGCCCCTCGAGCAGCGGCAGGCGCTGCTTCACCAGCGCCCCCAGCCGCTCGTCGGCCTCGCGGGGGATCCGCTCGCCCGCCAGGTACAGGTAGAAGAAGAGCAGCTCGCGCAGCGCGTCCATGAGCAGGCGCGGCGCCTCGAGGGCCGGGTCGGCCGGCGCCCCAGGGCCCCCCCGCAGCGCCGCCAGGTTGGCCTGCAGCAGCGCCAGATCGAGCCCGCCATCCTCCCCGGGCACCACCCGCCGGAAGAGCGGCGAGAAGGGGGTGCGCGCGTCGGTGAGGTGGGCCCGCACGGAGGCCAGGAAGGCCGGCGTGTGCTCCGGGGTCACCGCGGCCGCCACGGTGCGCAGGAGCTCGTCCATCCCCGCGGCCACGGCGGCCACCTGCCCGGCCCGGTCGCTGGCCGCCGGCGCCGGCCCGGCCACGGCCTCCAGGTAGCCGGCCTCGGCCAGGTGGTAGAGGATCTTGGTGGCGTCGAACTCGCCGAGGTGGGCGGCGGTGGCCACCTGCGCCACGGTGCGCCGCCCGTCCACCAGGGCCAGCAGCTGCTGCTCGACCGCCTTGAGGGTGACCGGCCGGCGGGGCTCGCGCCGGCGCAGGAAGGCGCCGGGCCCGGGGATGCGGGCCCGGAAGAGCGAGAGCTCGTCGATGCGCCGGATGCCGTCCATCAGCAGCGTCTGGGTGGAGACGGCCAGCGGCGCGCCCGCCCGCTCGCCCGGCGCCTCCTCCTGCAGCCAGAAGATGCCCTCCTTGGTGAGCAGGATGGCGTGGAAGACCGCCGTGACCTGCTCGTGGAAGCACTTCCACAGGTCGCTGGCGGAGAGGTGGCCCAGGTCCACCAGCGCCTTGCCCAGGGGACGCCCGGCCCGGGCGGCCTCGGCCAGCTGCGCCTCGGTGACGTGGCCGAGGGAGACGGCCACCTCGCCGATGCGCTCGCCCGGCACCGAGGAGGAGGCGCTGCGCACCTCGCCGTCCTTGAAGGCCACCGACCGCTCGGCGCCGCTGGAGGCCACGGTGAGCAGGCCGGAGAGGCGCGACTGGTGCACGAAGCCGATGAAGTCGGCGATGGGGAAGCCGGACAGGTCGCCGCTGACGGTGACCCGCTGCGCGCCGGGGGGCCCGCCGGCCACGGGCTGGCGGCGCGCCAGCAGCAGGTCGGGGGCGGTGGGCAGGAGGGCGAAGCGCCCGGCCCGGTCGGCCAGGGCGCGCCGCACCAGGTCGCCGCTGGGGGCCACCCGCCCGTGCGGGTCGATGTCCAGGTAGCCGGTCACTCCCGGGCCGCCTCCGGCTCGCAGCGCCAGCCGCCGTGCCGCCGCCACGCCTCCTCGTCCTGCAGGGTGAACTCCAGCATCCACTCGGAGAGGTCGGGCAGGGTGAGGCGGCGGCCGTCGAAGAAGAGGGTGGGGGTGCCGCGCAGGCCTGCGGCGCGCGCCTCGG carries:
- a CDS encoding PspC domain-containing protein; translation: MLCPYCRTENRPGSTRCASCTSWMVERQPVREWTRPRDGAMLGGVARGLALRFGLPVVAVRLGFILATVLALWGVVVYVALWLLMPQEPLALPAGPARPEPQGASPGGPLAPG
- a CDS encoding GAF domain-containing protein; translation: MPRFEVFVPAAPPKVPIDLTLRIDAEHWLAALKAGLQRLGDAQMANNVLCDIQGDGSIHVTDPDSGRVFRILELPQPVMTAPPAPPPVAPAAVAAPVPRPPPPPSAAPPPVAPPPAAPRPAAPPQAVTPPPPVLTRRPSSQVDRVEVAKEPTAPPSKPIGRITQVLRSEDVLAELFMEVSELAAIHDRKQGLTFLLDLAVRTIGCEAGSVLLTELGALDLSFEVARGPTADKLLALGLKVPMGVGVVGFCAQENVCLAVSDAEKDPRFYRAVSQAVGYQTRSLLCAPVAQRGVVLGALEVLNKKGDQPFGQKDLAILSYLATQAAAFLERLSPNPFR
- a CDS encoding citrate (Si)-synthase — its product is MAESNLKLKLKEKIEAHRPRITKLVKEHGKIVIDKVTIDQCIGGARDIRSLVTDISYLDPQEGIRFRGRTIPETFAALPKVPGSDQPYVEGFFWYLLTGEIPSIEQTMEVVADWRSRADVPQYVIDVLRAMPRDSHPMALFSAAIVSMQRESLFAKRYGEGTLKKNDMWDPMFEDSMNLLAKLPVIAAYIYRMKYKGDTFIAPDPKLDWGGNFAHMIGQKKPYDDVARMYFILHSDHESGNVSAHTTHLVASALSDAYYSLSAGINGLAGPLHGLANQEVLSWIQNVMKKLNNKVPTKEELKQFLWDTLNSGQVIPGYGHAVLRKTDPRFTAQNEFSKKHLPNDPLFQLVNMIYEVAPGVLTEHGKTKNPWPNVDSHSGVIQWHYGVREWDFYTVLFGVGRALGVLANITWDRGLGGALERPKSVTTDMLEKWAEEGGRKLD
- a CDS encoding response regulator; the encoded protein is MPAPASPFRVLLVDDEPVIRELVQAMLEGGGVEVRCVEDGGKAVPEAIAYRPDLVLLDIILPGLDGLSVLRLLRADPSFATTPIYMLTARVRPTDHAAASRAGASGYIQKPFKGQALQELVEDLRRAASR
- a CDS encoding DUF4398 domain-containing protein, with product MRSLLALPVLALLAGCGPVQSSRALVAADVEIEGARSAGAATAAPYELTAAEAYLHKAREQSGYAQYESATTFATRAAELAREAHKKAAAATPARAPGAEGTP
- a CDS encoding OmpA family protein, which codes for MSRRLALATALAALLGCATGGKLVRTAEAVQGDLEKARKGGALRCAPRELALAEANLDFGRVEIDAGNASRAGAHLRQAEQSVKKALELSRACGPAQVTIREPKAPAAPAVVIIDKVDTDRDGVADLDDRCPEVPGLPALGGCPDGDGDGLLDAEDACPAQPGPREAQGCPVAKDSDGDLLQDDIDRCPLDPEDGDGFQDEDGCPDPDNDGDGIVDKIDACPATPGPIESRGCPVLDRDKDGVLDDADRCPDEVGVAPDGCPKKYSLVEVKKDRISIKQQVHFASAKWKVLPTSFPLLDQVAQVLRDYPGMRVSVEGHTDTVGAEGLNVKLSQARAEAVRDYLVKKGADPARLEAIGFGPARPIASNKTAPGRAKNRRTEFRIISME
- a CDS encoding DUF4388 domain-containing protein gives rise to the protein MALRAGGGPGVTGYLDIDPHGRVAPSGDLVRRALADRAGRFALLPTAPDLLLARRQPVAGGPPGAQRVTVSGDLSGFPIADFIGFVHQSRLSGLLTVASSGAERSVAFKDGEVRSASSSVPGERIGEVAVSLGHVTEAQLAEAARAGRPLGKALVDLGHLSASDLWKCFHEQVTAVFHAILLTKEGIFWLQEEAPGERAGAPLAVSTQTLLMDGIRRIDELSLFRARIPGPGAFLRRREPRRPVTLKAVEQQLLALVDGRRTVAQVATAAHLGEFDATKILYHLAEAGYLEAVAGPAPAASDRAGQVAAVAAGMDELLRTVAAAVTPEHTPAFLASVRAHLTDARTPFSPLFRRVVPGEDGGLDLALLQANLAALRGGPGAPADPALEAPRLLMDALRELLFFYLYLAGERIPREADERLGALVKQRLPLLEGLVAE
- a CDS encoding tRNA pseudouridine(13) synthase TruD, encoding MPFATAGLPGSGGRLKAAPEDFRVDEVPAYLPCGAGPHLYLRVEKRDRTTRDVLRALALALGVPERDAGYAGLKDRAAVTSQWLSFPVARDPDPAALAGEGYRVLTVSRHQNKLRPGHARGNAFQVVVRGGDLALARACAARLAATGLPNYFGPQRFGAGGQTATLGRELLSPEPSAEARRAGRDRFLRRLALSAFQSSLFNRWLAERVSDGLFAAALAGDVLKKLDTGGLFLCEDPEADAARVARFEVSPAGPMFGPKMKAAAGEPAAREARLLVAEGVALQDFARGGGEAEGTRRAARLHVEPALEAAGDGYLARFELPSGAYATVVLRELMKDEPDLPGDGE